In one window of Paraburkholderia phymatum STM815 DNA:
- a CDS encoding tetratricopeptide repeat protein, producing the protein MKQLSLYAMRMVTRAIVLTALTAGAVTNAQSKTPPAPDSETQTAVADYNAGNYTSALAEFRKAAQRGNRLAEFNYAMMLLNGEGGPANVEEGKKWLRKAADANMSHAQYVYGKMYDDGEFVARDPVEAHQWFLKAAQQGHIQAELALANQFLDGRGTARDNQQAFVWYKKAAEGGDMTAQYVTGSFYERGGDGVAQNLNVARAYYAAAAAQGDPAARLKYQQLSTQLRESHEAKPQ; encoded by the coding sequence ATGAAGCAGTTGTCGTTGTACGCGATGCGCATGGTAACGCGCGCTATCGTGCTGACCGCATTGACGGCCGGCGCGGTGACGAATGCGCAGAGCAAGACGCCGCCCGCGCCGGATTCGGAAACGCAGACGGCCGTCGCTGACTACAATGCGGGCAACTATACGTCCGCGCTCGCCGAGTTTCGCAAGGCCGCGCAACGCGGCAACCGACTGGCAGAGTTCAACTACGCGATGATGCTGCTCAACGGCGAAGGCGGTCCGGCGAATGTCGAAGAAGGCAAGAAGTGGCTGCGCAAGGCCGCCGACGCGAACATGTCGCACGCGCAGTACGTCTACGGCAAGATGTACGACGATGGCGAGTTCGTTGCGCGCGATCCCGTCGAGGCGCATCAATGGTTTCTGAAGGCTGCGCAGCAAGGCCACATCCAGGCTGAACTAGCGCTTGCGAACCAGTTTCTCGACGGACGCGGCACCGCTCGCGACAACCAGCAGGCATTCGTCTGGTACAAGAAAGCGGCCGAGGGCGGCGACATGACGGCTCAGTACGTGACGGGCTCGTTCTACGAACGCGGCGGTGATGGCGTGGCGCAGAATCTGAACGTCGCACGTGCCTATTACGCGGCGGCTGCCGCGCAGGGCGATCCCGCCGCACGGCTCAAGTATCAGCAGCTCAGTACGCAGCTGCGCGAATCGCACGAAGCAAAGCCGCAATGA
- the gatB gene encoding Asp-tRNA(Asn)/Glu-tRNA(Gln) amidotransferase subunit GatB: protein MATQWEVVIGLETHAQLSTVSKIFSGAATQFGAAPNTQACPVDLALPGVLPVMNKGAVERAIQFGLAIDATIAPRSIFARKNYFYPDLPKGYQISQYEIPVVQGGQITIQVPANEKAGKEAYEKTINLTRAHLEEDAGKSLHEDFAGMTGIDLNRAGTPLLEIVTEPEMRSAAEAVAYAKALHGLVVWLGICDGNMQEGSFRCDANVSVRPVGQKEFGTRAEIKNLNSFRFLEEAIQYEVRRQIELIEDGGTVVQETRLYDPDKRETRSMRSKEDAHDYRYFPDPDLMPLVIDASWVERVKGELPELPAAMQKRFVDQYGLTPYDAGVVTAGKAMAAYYEAVVAKVGAAQAKVAANWLMGEVSSQLNREGLDIADSPVSAAQLALVLQRIADGTISNKIAKEIFLAIWEEKATDEAAADRIIEAKGLKQISDTGALEAIIDEVLAANQKSVEEFRAGKEKAFNALIGQAMKATKGKANPQQVNELLKKKLG, encoded by the coding sequence ATGGCAACACAATGGGAAGTGGTTATCGGTCTCGAGACCCACGCGCAACTGTCGACGGTATCGAAAATCTTCTCGGGCGCGGCCACGCAGTTCGGCGCCGCGCCGAACACGCAGGCCTGCCCCGTCGACCTGGCCCTTCCGGGCGTGCTGCCCGTGATGAACAAAGGCGCGGTGGAGCGCGCAATCCAGTTCGGTCTCGCGATCGATGCGACCATCGCGCCGCGCAGCATCTTCGCGCGCAAGAACTACTTCTACCCTGATCTGCCGAAGGGCTATCAGATCAGCCAGTACGAAATCCCCGTCGTGCAGGGCGGCCAGATCACGATTCAGGTTCCCGCCAATGAAAAGGCCGGAAAAGAAGCGTACGAGAAGACCATCAACCTGACACGTGCTCACCTCGAAGAAGATGCGGGCAAGTCGCTGCACGAAGACTTCGCGGGCATGACGGGCATCGACCTGAATCGCGCGGGCACGCCGCTGCTCGAAATCGTTACCGAACCGGAAATGCGCAGCGCCGCCGAGGCCGTTGCCTACGCGAAGGCGCTACATGGTCTGGTGGTGTGGCTCGGCATTTGCGATGGCAACATGCAGGAAGGCTCGTTCCGCTGTGACGCGAACGTGTCGGTGCGTCCCGTGGGGCAAAAAGAATTCGGCACGCGCGCCGAAATCAAGAACCTGAACTCGTTTCGCTTCCTGGAAGAAGCGATCCAGTACGAGGTGCGGCGTCAGATCGAACTGATCGAAGACGGCGGCACCGTGGTGCAGGAAACGCGTCTGTACGATCCAGACAAGCGCGAAACGCGTTCGATGCGCAGCAAGGAAGACGCCCACGATTACCGCTATTTCCCCGATCCCGATCTGATGCCCCTCGTGATCGACGCATCGTGGGTCGAGCGGGTGAAGGGCGAGCTGCCGGAACTGCCCGCCGCGATGCAGAAGCGCTTCGTCGATCAATATGGCCTCACGCCATACGATGCGGGCGTCGTCACGGCGGGCAAGGCAATGGCCGCGTACTACGAAGCCGTCGTGGCGAAGGTCGGCGCGGCGCAGGCGAAGGTCGCGGCGAACTGGCTGATGGGCGAAGTCTCGTCGCAGTTGAACCGCGAAGGCCTCGACATTGCCGACAGCCCGGTATCGGCTGCGCAACTCGCCCTCGTTCTGCAGCGTATCGCCGACGGCACGATCTCGAACAAGATCGCCAAGGAAATTTTCCTCGCCATCTGGGAGGAGAAGGCCACCGACGAAGCCGCCGCCGACCGCATCATCGAAGCGAAGGGTCTTAAGCAGATCTCCGATACAGGCGCGCTCGAAGCGATCATCGACGAAGTGCTCGCCGCGAACCAGAAGTCGGTCGAGGAATTCCGCGCCGGCAAGGAAAAGGCGTTCAACGCGCTGATCGGACAGGCGATGAAGGCGACCAAGGGCAAGGCGAATCCGCAGCAGGTCAACGAACTGCTGAAGAAGAAGCTCGGCTGA
- the mreC gene encoding rod shape-determining protein MreC, with translation MEYSPPPLFKQGPSALARLIFFVVVALALLISDARFRTLEIVRGVLGAGLYPLQRAALVPRDIFMGAADLAVTSATLRGENDKLRARNLQLSQQANEAAQLGAENTHLRNLLQLSQRMTTQSIPAEIQYDTRDPFTQKVVIGRGSQQGIKDGSPVVNEDGVIGQVTRVFPLQSEVTLLTDKDQAVPVQIVRTGLRSVIYGTPKGDALDLRFVPISADVLAGDELVTSGLDGVYPPGLPVAKVMRVDKQADTAFARVVCQPIAPVRGARDLLVLHYEHNVPPRPADEPDPATAAKEAKKKNAKTPDKGKDAKPASSPTAASAPAAAAAAPKPASSVKLTGKASTERKPAAEKGAKPQGSQGATQGAKQ, from the coding sequence ATGGAATACAGTCCGCCGCCCCTATTCAAGCAAGGCCCTTCGGCACTCGCACGACTGATTTTCTTCGTGGTGGTGGCGCTCGCCCTGCTCATTTCGGACGCCCGCTTCCGGACGCTCGAAATTGTTCGCGGCGTGCTCGGCGCGGGCTTGTATCCGTTGCAGCGCGCAGCGCTCGTGCCGCGCGACATCTTCATGGGCGCAGCCGATCTTGCCGTCACCAGCGCCACGCTGCGCGGTGAGAACGACAAGCTGCGAGCACGCAATCTGCAATTGTCGCAACAGGCCAACGAAGCCGCCCAGCTCGGCGCGGAGAACACGCATCTGCGCAACTTGCTGCAGCTCTCGCAACGGATGACGACGCAATCGATCCCAGCCGAGATCCAGTACGATACGCGCGATCCGTTCACGCAAAAGGTCGTGATCGGCCGTGGCTCGCAGCAGGGTATCAAGGACGGCTCGCCCGTCGTCAACGAAGACGGCGTGATCGGCCAGGTCACGCGCGTGTTTCCGCTGCAGTCCGAAGTGACGCTGCTGACCGACAAGGATCAGGCCGTGCCCGTACAGATCGTCCGTACCGGACTGCGCAGCGTGATCTACGGTACGCCGAAGGGCGACGCGCTCGATCTGCGTTTCGTGCCGATCAGCGCGGACGTGCTTGCGGGCGACGAACTCGTGACGAGCGGTCTCGACGGTGTCTATCCTCCGGGGCTGCCTGTCGCGAAGGTGATGCGGGTCGACAAGCAGGCGGACACCGCGTTCGCGCGCGTCGTTTGCCAGCCGATCGCTCCCGTGCGCGGCGCTCGCGACCTGCTTGTCCTACACTACGAGCACAACGTGCCGCCTCGTCCCGCCGACGAACCCGATCCGGCCACGGCCGCGAAAGAAGCGAAAAAGAAGAACGCGAAGACTCCCGACAAGGGCAAGGACGCAAAGCCCGCATCGTCGCCAACCGCGGCATCGGCGCCTGCAGCCGCGGCTGCCGCGCCAAAGCCCGCGTCGTCGGTCAAGCTGACCGGCAAGGCATCGACCGAAAGAAAGCCGGCCGCTGAAAAGGGCGCGAAGCCGCAAGGTAGCCAAGGGGCCACTCAGGGGGCCAAGCAATGA
- the rodA gene encoding rod shape-determining protein RodA, protein MQIDKRAWLERFKKMFAGFDRPLALIVFLLLCVGIVTLYSASLDVPGRVEDQLRNIILTFALMWVLANIPPTTLMRFAVPLYTFGVALLIAVALFGLTRKGAKRWINVGVVIQPSEILKIATPLMLAWYYQRREGNIRWWDYIVGLLILAVPVGLIAKQPDLGTAVLVFAAGFFVIYFAGLSFRLIVPVLVAGVIAVGAIATFQDKICQPEVQWPLMHDYQKHRICTLLDPTSDPLGKGFHTIQAVIAIGSGGPLGKGWLKGTQAHLEFIPEKHTDFIFAVFSEEFGLVGGLVLLTLYMALIARGLYIAANGATLFGRLLAGSLTMAFFTYAFVNIGMVSGILPVVGVPLPFMSYGGTALTTLGFAIGLIMSVARQKRLMQS, encoded by the coding sequence ATGCAAATCGACAAGCGCGCCTGGCTCGAACGCTTCAAGAAAATGTTCGCGGGATTCGACCGCCCGCTCGCACTGATCGTGTTTCTGTTGCTGTGCGTCGGCATCGTCACGCTTTATAGCGCGAGTCTGGACGTGCCCGGACGCGTCGAAGACCAGTTGCGCAACATCATTCTGACGTTCGCGCTGATGTGGGTGCTGGCCAACATCCCGCCCACCACATTGATGCGCTTCGCCGTCCCTCTCTATACATTCGGGGTCGCGTTACTGATCGCCGTGGCGCTATTCGGTCTTACGCGCAAAGGCGCCAAGCGCTGGATCAACGTCGGTGTGGTGATCCAGCCATCGGAAATTCTGAAGATCGCGACGCCGCTGATGCTCGCGTGGTACTACCAGCGCCGCGAAGGCAACATCCGCTGGTGGGACTACATCGTCGGTCTGCTGATTCTCGCCGTACCCGTGGGGTTGATTGCGAAACAGCCCGACCTCGGCACCGCCGTGCTCGTATTCGCAGCGGGCTTCTTCGTCATCTATTTCGCGGGATTGAGCTTCAGGCTGATCGTCCCCGTGCTGGTGGCAGGCGTGATTGCCGTCGGCGCGATTGCGACGTTCCAGGACAAGATCTGTCAGCCCGAAGTGCAGTGGCCGCTGATGCACGATTATCAGAAGCATCGTATCTGCACGCTGCTCGATCCAACGTCCGACCCGCTGGGTAAAGGCTTTCACACCATTCAGGCCGTGATCGCGATCGGTTCGGGCGGCCCGCTCGGCAAGGGCTGGTTGAAGGGCACGCAGGCGCACCTCGAGTTCATTCCCGAAAAGCACACCGACTTCATCTTCGCGGTCTTCTCCGAAGAATTTGGACTGGTAGGCGGGCTCGTGCTGCTGACGCTATACATGGCGCTGATTGCGCGCGGTCTCTACATAGCGGCAAACGGCGCGACGCTTTTCGGTCGATTACTCGCCGGCTCGCTGACGATGGCGTTCTTCACGTATGCGTTCGTGAACATCGGCATGGTGAGCGGGATCCTTCCCGTGGTGGGCGTGCCGTTGCCGTTCATGAGTTACGGCGGCACCGCGCTGACGACGCTTGGTTTCGCGATCGGCCTTATCATGAGCGTCGCGCGACAGAAGCGTCTGATGCAGAGTTGA
- the mrdA gene encoding penicillin-binding protein 2 has product MTEFKDTQQQLTKFRLRVAAAGLFVFVCFGLIAFRFLFLQVWHYSKYSLQANENRISVAPIVPNRGIITDRNGVVLAKNYSAYTLEITPSKLNDTLDNVIDNLATVISIDARDRRRFRKLQEDSKNFESLPIRTRLTDDEVARFTAQRFRFPGVEVRARLFRQYPLGPTAAHVIGYIGRISQRDQDRIDDASDQNDSDPDHYDPRLDANNYKGTDYIGKIGVEQSYETELHGLTGFEEVEVTAGGRPVRTLSRTQATPGNNLVLSIDIGLQQVAEQAFAGRRGALVAIEPSTGDVLAFVSAPSFDPNSFVDGIDQQTWDELNNSPDHPLLNRPLHGTYPPGSTYKPFMALAALTLHKRTPQWGFQDPGSYTFGGHTFRNDVPQGQGWIDMNRAIMVSNDTYFYMLAHDLGVNAIANFMKPWGFGQITGIDIAGEARGILPSTDWKRKAYRKPEQQKWYEGETISLGIGQGYNSYTILQLAHATATLANNGVLMKPHLVKEIENPITRALRATVPKDDGRVDVKQSDIDVVKRGMENVTMNPSGTAYQVFRNAAYLSAGKTGTAQVFSLQGAKYHGHALAEHLRDHALFIAFAPADNPKIAIALIVENGGWGAQAAGPIARRVLDYYLVDKAKPGVEAAAVTAAASATEETSAPVIGSAPTAPSGEVQPISVAAGFTPLPLPAGASAPRVAAASDASGAAAAGAASGAGPASAPAAASASTPRFASTAKSAKAPRAASGTAALSPAASDATAAAPVKASDARKSPRKPRPASESRPVAAAPSRNEETQAAPRGPVSGGIDE; this is encoded by the coding sequence ATGACCGAATTCAAGGACACCCAGCAGCAGCTCACGAAATTCCGCCTGCGCGTCGCGGCGGCGGGGCTGTTCGTGTTCGTCTGCTTCGGGCTGATCGCATTCCGCTTCCTGTTCCTGCAAGTCTGGCACTACAGCAAGTATTCGCTGCAAGCGAACGAGAACCGCATCTCGGTCGCGCCGATCGTGCCGAACCGCGGCATCATCACCGATCGCAACGGCGTCGTGCTCGCCAAGAACTATTCGGCGTATACGCTCGAAATCACGCCGTCGAAGCTGAACGACACGCTCGACAACGTGATCGACAATCTCGCAACCGTCATTAGCATCGACGCGCGCGATCGCCGCCGCTTCCGCAAGCTGCAAGAAGACTCGAAGAACTTCGAAAGCCTGCCGATCCGCACGCGTCTCACCGACGACGAAGTCGCACGCTTCACCGCACAGCGTTTCCGCTTTCCGGGCGTCGAAGTGCGCGCGCGCCTGTTCCGCCAATACCCGCTTGGGCCGACGGCCGCGCACGTGATCGGCTATATCGGCCGGATTTCGCAGCGCGACCAGGACCGTATCGACGACGCCAGCGACCAGAACGACAGCGATCCCGATCACTACGATCCGCGCCTCGACGCGAACAACTATAAGGGCACGGACTACATCGGCAAGATCGGCGTCGAGCAGAGCTACGAGACGGAATTGCACGGGCTGACGGGTTTCGAGGAAGTCGAAGTGACGGCGGGCGGGCGGCCCGTGCGCACGCTGTCACGCACACAGGCCACGCCGGGCAACAACCTCGTTCTGTCGATCGATATCGGTTTGCAGCAGGTCGCCGAGCAGGCATTCGCGGGCCGTCGCGGCGCGCTCGTCGCCATCGAACCGTCGACGGGTGATGTGCTCGCATTCGTCTCCGCGCCAAGCTTCGATCCGAATTCGTTCGTCGACGGCATCGACCAGCAGACGTGGGACGAACTGAACAACTCGCCCGATCACCCACTGCTCAACCGTCCGCTGCACGGCACGTATCCGCCCGGCTCGACGTACAAGCCGTTCATGGCCCTCGCCGCGCTGACGCTGCACAAGCGCACGCCGCAATGGGGCTTCCAGGATCCGGGCTCGTACACGTTCGGCGGTCACACGTTCCGCAACGACGTGCCGCAGGGTCAGGGCTGGATCGACATGAACCGCGCGATCATGGTGTCGAACGACACGTACTTCTACATGCTCGCGCACGATCTCGGCGTGAACGCGATCGCGAACTTCATGAAGCCGTGGGGTTTCGGTCAGATCACGGGTATCGATATCGCCGGCGAAGCGCGCGGCATCCTGCCGTCCACCGATTGGAAACGCAAGGCGTATCGCAAGCCCGAGCAGCAGAAGTGGTACGAAGGCGAGACGATCAGCCTCGGCATCGGTCAGGGCTATAACTCGTACACCATTCTGCAGCTCGCACACGCGACGGCCACGCTTGCCAACAACGGCGTGCTGATGAAGCCGCACCTCGTGAAGGAAATCGAGAATCCCATCACGCGCGCACTGCGCGCCACGGTGCCGAAGGACGACGGCCGCGTCGACGTAAAGCAGTCCGACATCGACGTCGTGAAGCGCGGCATGGAAAACGTGACGATGAACCCGTCAGGCACGGCATACCAGGTGTTCCGTAACGCCGCGTATCTGTCGGCGGGCAAGACGGGCACGGCGCAGGTGTTCTCGCTGCAAGGCGCGAAGTACCACGGTCATGCGCTGGCTGAACATCTGCGCGACCACGCGCTCTTCATCGCGTTCGCGCCGGCGGACAATCCGAAGATCGCGATCGCGCTGATTGTCGAAAACGGTGGCTGGGGTGCTCAGGCGGCCGGTCCCATCGCGCGTCGCGTGCTCGACTACTACCTCGTCGACAAAGCGAAGCCGGGTGTCGAAGCGGCCGCCGTCACGGCGGCTGCATCGGCGACGGAGGAAACGTCGGCACCCGTCATCGGCAGCGCGCCGACGGCGCCCAGCGGTGAGGTTCAGCCCATTTCGGTTGCGGCGGGCTTCACGCCACTGCCGTTACCAGCGGGCGCATCCGCGCCGCGCGTGGCAGCGGCGTCCGACGCGTCCGGCGCTGCGGCTGCGGGTGCAGCCTCCGGAGCCGGGCCCGCTTCCGCGCCTGCCGCGGCATCGGCGAGCACGCCGCGGTTTGCTTCGACCGCGAAGTCGGCGAAGGCCCCGCGCGCTGCGTCAGGCACGGCAGCACTGTCGCCCGCCGCATCGGACGCGACAGCCGCAGCGCCCGTCAAGGCGTCCGACGCCCGCAAGTCCCCACGCAAACCCCGACCGGCCAGCGAATCGCGGCCGGTCGCAGCCGCGCCGTCGCGCAACGAGGAAACGCAAGCCGCGCCGCGCGGCCCCGTTTCCGGCGGCATCGACGAGTAA
- the gatC gene encoding Asp-tRNA(Asn)/Glu-tRNA(Gln) amidotransferase subunit GatC, giving the protein MALTLTDVKRIAHLARLELPDADAEHTLIQLNDFFGLVEQMQAVDTTGISPLAHPIEQIEDVALRLRNDAVTENVNRDDYQRSAPAVQDGLYLVPKVIE; this is encoded by the coding sequence ATGGCCCTGACTCTGACCGATGTGAAACGCATCGCCCATCTCGCGCGGCTCGAATTGCCCGATGCCGACGCCGAGCACACGCTCATCCAGCTCAACGACTTTTTCGGTCTGGTCGAACAGATGCAGGCGGTTGATACGACCGGCATCTCGCCGCTCGCGCACCCGATCGAGCAGATCGAAGACGTCGCGCTGCGTCTGCGCAACGACGCCGTCACTGAAAACGTGAACCGCGACGACTATCAGCGTTCGGCGCCTGCCGTGCAAGACGGGCTGTATCTGGTGCCGAAGGTTATCGAATAA
- a CDS encoding rod shape-determining protein has protein sequence MFGFLRSYFSNDLAIDLGTANTLIYMRGKGIVLDEPSVVSIRQEGGPNGKKTIQAVGKEAKQMLGKVPGNIEAIRPMKDGVIADFTVTEQMIKQFIKTAHESRMFSPSPRIIICVPCGSTQVERRAIKEAAHGAGASQVYLIEEPMAAAIGAGLPVSEATGSMVVDIGGGTTEVGVISLGGIVYKGSVRVGGDKFDEAIVNYIRRNYGMLIGEQTAEAIKKEIGSAFPGSEVKEMEVKGRNLSEGIPRSFTISSNEILEALTDPLNQIVSSVKIALEQTPPELGADIAERGMMLTGGGALLRDLDRLLAEETGLPVLVAEDPLTCVVRGSGMALERMDKLGSIFSYE, from the coding sequence ATGTTCGGTTTTTTGCGCAGCTATTTCTCCAACGATCTGGCCATTGACCTCGGCACGGCCAACACGCTCATCTACATGCGTGGCAAAGGTATCGTCCTCGACGAGCCGTCCGTCGTTTCGATCCGCCAGGAAGGCGGCCCGAATGGCAAAAAGACCATTCAGGCGGTCGGGAAGGAAGCAAAGCAGATGCTCGGCAAGGTACCGGGCAACATCGAGGCGATCCGCCCGATGAAGGACGGCGTGATCGCCGACTTCACCGTGACGGAACAGATGATCAAGCAGTTCATCAAGACCGCGCACGAATCGCGCATGTTCTCGCCGTCGCCGCGCATCATCATCTGCGTGCCGTGCGGTTCGACGCAGGTCGAACGCCGCGCCATCAAGGAAGCGGCACACGGCGCGGGCGCATCACAGGTCTACCTGATCGAAGAGCCGATGGCAGCGGCGATCGGCGCCGGCCTGCCGGTGTCGGAGGCAACGGGCTCGATGGTCGTCGACATCGGCGGCGGCACGACGGAAGTCGGCGTGATCTCGCTGGGCGGCATCGTGTACAAGGGCTCGGTACGCGTCGGCGGCGACAAGTTCGACGAAGCGATCGTCAACTACATCCGCCGCAACTACGGCATGCTGATCGGCGAACAAACGGCCGAAGCGATCAAGAAGGAAATCGGCTCCGCATTCCCCGGCTCCGAGGTCAAGGAAATGGAAGTGAAGGGCCGCAACCTGTCGGAAGGCATTCCGCGCAGCTTCACCATTTCGAGCAATGAAATCCTTGAAGCACTGACCGATCCGCTGAACCAGATCGTGTCGTCGGTGAAAATCGCGCTGGAACAGACGCCGCCGGAACTGGGCGCCGACATCGCCGAGCGCGGCATGATGCTGACGGGCGGCGGCGCATTGTTGCGCGACCTCGACCGTCTGCTGGCGGAAGAAACGGGGCTGCCCGTGCTGGTCGCCGAAGATCCGCTGACGTGCGTCGTACGCGGCTCGGGCATGGCGCTCGAACGCATGGACAAGCTCGGCAGCATCTTCTCGTACGAGTAA
- the gatA gene encoding Asp-tRNA(Asn)/Glu-tRNA(Gln) amidotransferase subunit GatA, which produces MHEKSLTELRAALDAKQCSAVELAQTYLKRIEDRKALNAFVHVDAQQTLAQAQAADALIAAGNAGPLTGLPIAHKDVFVTRNWRSTAGSKMLENYTSPFDATVVDRLAQAGMVCVGKTNMDEFAMGSSNENSYFGPVQNPWDRKAVPGGSSGGSAAAVAARLAPAATGTDTGGSIRQPASFSGITGIKPTYGRVSRYGMIAFASSLDQGGPMAQTAADCALLLNAMGGFDERDSTSLTHDHEDYTRYLGQDWSGAGNARDKPLAGLRVGLPKEYFGAGLADDVRASIDAALKQYEALGATLVEVSLPKTELSIPVYYVIAPAEASSNLSRFDGVRYGHRAAEYRDLLDMYKKSRAEGFGPEVKRRILVGTYVLSHGYYDAYYLQAQKIRRIIAQDFQEAFRHCDVIMGPVAPSVAWDIGAKGDDPVQMYLADIYTLSVSLAGLPGMSVPCGFGAGANAQRPVGLQIIGNYFNEARMLQVADAFQRATDWHRMAPAGV; this is translated from the coding sequence ATGCATGAGAAAAGCTTGACCGAACTGCGCGCCGCGCTCGACGCGAAGCAGTGCTCCGCAGTCGAACTGGCGCAGACGTATCTGAAGCGGATCGAAGACCGCAAGGCGCTGAACGCGTTCGTTCACGTCGACGCGCAGCAGACGCTCGCGCAGGCGCAAGCCGCCGACGCGCTGATCGCGGCCGGCAACGCCGGTCCGCTGACGGGTTTGCCCATCGCGCATAAAGACGTGTTCGTTACACGCAACTGGCGTTCCACGGCCGGCTCGAAGATGCTCGAAAACTACACGAGCCCGTTCGATGCCACCGTCGTCGACCGTCTCGCGCAGGCGGGCATGGTGTGCGTCGGCAAGACCAACATGGACGAGTTCGCGATGGGCTCGTCGAACGAAAACTCGTATTTCGGCCCGGTGCAGAACCCGTGGGACCGCAAGGCGGTGCCGGGCGGCTCGTCGGGCGGTTCGGCGGCGGCTGTCGCCGCGCGCCTCGCGCCCGCCGCGACGGGCACCGACACGGGCGGATCGATCCGTCAGCCCGCGTCGTTCTCGGGTATCACGGGCATCAAACCGACGTACGGCCGCGTATCGCGCTATGGGATGATCGCGTTCGCATCGTCGCTCGATCAGGGCGGCCCGATGGCGCAGACGGCCGCGGACTGCGCGCTGCTGCTCAACGCCATGGGCGGCTTCGACGAGCGCGATTCGACGAGCCTCACGCACGATCACGAAGACTACACGCGCTATCTCGGCCAGGACTGGTCGGGCGCGGGCAATGCGCGCGACAAGCCGCTCGCGGGTCTGCGGGTCGGCTTGCCGAAGGAATACTTCGGCGCAGGTCTGGCCGACGACGTGCGCGCATCGATCGACGCCGCGCTGAAGCAATACGAAGCGCTTGGCGCAACGCTCGTCGAGGTGTCGCTGCCCAAGACCGAGCTGTCGATTCCCGTGTATTACGTGATCGCGCCGGCGGAAGCATCGTCCAACCTGTCGCGGTTCGACGGCGTGCGCTACGGCCACCGCGCGGCGGAGTATCGCGATCTGCTCGACATGTACAAGAAGTCGCGCGCAGAGGGTTTCGGCCCCGAAGTGAAGCGTCGCATTCTGGTCGGCACGTATGTGCTGTCGCACGGCTACTACGACGCGTACTACCTGCAGGCGCAGAAGATCCGCCGCATCATCGCGCAGGATTTCCAGGAAGCGTTCAGGCATTGCGACGTGATCATGGGCCCGGTGGCGCCGTCGGTCGCGTGGGATATCGGTGCGAAGGGCGACGACCCCGTGCAGATGTACCTCGCGGACATCTACACGCTGTCGGTGAGCCTTGCCGGTTTGCCCGGCATGAGCGTACCTTGCGGCTTCGGCGCAGGCGCGAATGCGCAGCGTCCGGTCGGCTTGCAGATCATCGGCAACTATTTCAACGAAGCACGCATGCTGCAAGTGGCCGACGCGTTCCAGCGCGCCACCGACTGGCATCGCATGGCGCCGGCGGGAGTCTGA
- the mreD gene encoding rod shape-determining protein MreD has translation MNRPQYILQPVNPYFIAFSLAAAFLLNMMPWGRLIGVPDFVALVLLFWNVHQPRKVGMGIAFTLGLLMDVHNASLLGEHALAYTLLSYGAITIHRRVLWMSIGVQVFAVMPLLVVAQLVPFVIRLLTGASFPGWGYLIDGFVEAALWPIASILLLMPQRRPADPDDTRPI, from the coding sequence ATGAATCGCCCGCAGTACATCCTGCAGCCAGTCAATCCATACTTCATCGCGTTCAGCCTGGCCGCCGCATTCCTGCTGAACATGATGCCGTGGGGCCGTCTGATCGGCGTGCCCGATTTCGTCGCGCTCGTGCTGCTGTTCTGGAACGTGCATCAGCCGCGCAAGGTCGGAATGGGCATCGCGTTCACGCTCGGCCTGTTGATGGACGTGCACAACGCCAGCCTGCTTGGCGAACATGCGCTCGCGTACACGCTGCTGTCGTACGGCGCGATCACGATTCACCGCCGTGTGCTGTGGATGTCGATCGGCGTACAGGTGTTCGCCGTGATGCCTTTGCTCGTCGTCGCGCAACTCGTGCCCTTCGTGATCCGCCTTCTGACGGGCGCGTCGTTTCCCGGCTGGGGTTATCTGATCGACGGTTTCGTCGAAGCTGCGTTGTGGCCCATTGCGAGCATTCTGCTTCTGATGCCGCAGCGCCGTCCGGCTGACCCGGACGATACGCGGCCCATCTGA